One genomic window of Conger conger chromosome 9, fConCon1.1, whole genome shotgun sequence includes the following:
- the rpa3 gene encoding replication protein A 14 kDa subunit, with protein sequence MASIYESPKTRINTSMLSQYISRPVCFVGRLQKLHPSGKSFTLLDGENNAASVELNDPVNEELSGIVEVIGMVSNKATVMASAYTAYREDKEKPFDLELYNESLKIIHDFPQYYPFEVSASG encoded by the exons ATGGCGAGTATTTATGAATCCCCCAAAACGCGTATCAACACCAGCATGCTCTCTCAGTATATCAGCAGACCCGTGTGCTTCGTTGGGCGTCTTCAGAAG CTGCACCCGTCTGGGAAGTCCTTCACCCTGCTGGACGGAGAGAACAATGCGGCGTCTGTGGAGCTCAACGACCCG GTTAACGAAGAGCTGAGTGGGATTGTGGAGGTGATCGGGATGGTGTCCAACAAGGCCACGGTCATGGCCTCAGCCTACACAGCCTACCGCGAGGACAAGGAAAAGCCGTTTG ACCTGGAGCTGTACAACGAGAGCCTGAAGATAATCCACGACTTCCCGCAGTACTACCCGTTTGAGGTGTCGGCCAGCGGCTGA
- the umad1 gene encoding UBAP1-MVB12-associated (UMA)-domain containing protein 1, translating into MFSFLGLRKDSKKSTQEKEADGFVILGETAEEKRQKVQIPNVYPATNVIVLPSKSSSVTPAPPVVPLQPSLAPPVTEVETAAFLPELLGDVPFMLAPHILAMQAGLPQIPEALLPRDTSASLARFRYDFTLENSVLCDS; encoded by the exons ATGTTCAGTTTTCTCGGACTTCGGAAGGACTCGAAGAAGTCCACTCAAGAGAAGGAGGCAGACGGATTTGTGATCCTCG GTGAGACCGCAGaagaaaagagacagaaagtTCAAATCCCGAATGTGTATCCAGCGACCAACGTCATCGTCCTGCCCTCCAAG tcctccAGTGTGACTCCAGCCCCGCCCGTGGTTCCTCTGCAGCCCTCTCTGGCGCCCCCTGTGACGGAGGTGGAGACTGCGGCCTTCCTCCCTGAGCTGCTGGGGGATGTGCCCTTCATGCTGGCGCCCCACATCCTGGCCATGCAGGCGGGGCTCCCCCAAATCCCTGAGGCCCTCCTGCCCCGCGACACCAGCGCCAGCCTGGCCCGCTTCCGCTACGACTTCACCCTGGAGAACTCCGTGCTCTGCGACTCCTAA